TCGAAAAAAGCCTCGCCTGGGTGAGGGAACTTCTATGCTCCTTGCAACCGTCCTGATCCGTGTTCTCATCGTCACCGGCCAGACCGACCTGCCCTACCATGACTGGCGCGAGTCTGCGCCCTTCCTGCGCGCGGAACTGTCGAAATCCGGCCGCTTCGACATCCGCGTCCTGGAAGAGCCCCGGGCGCTGAACCGCGCCGCTCTGGATGGCTATGACGTCATCCTCTGGCACTACAACGGCCCGCGGCTTCCGCGCGAAGCCGAACAGGCGGTCGAGGAATTCGTCGCGTCCGGCAAAGGCTTTGTCTCGTTCCACGGCGTGACCTACGGCCCCGCTCACGGACAGACGCGGAAGCCCGACATGCGCTGGCAGCAGGACTCCGATCCCTGGCCCGCCTTCCGCAGGCTCGTGGGCGCAGCCTGGAAAGTCGAAAATATCGGCCACTCGCTCCGGCATCCTTTTCCGGTGAAATATGTCGAGCGCAGCCACCCCGTCGCCCGCGGCCTGCCGGAAACCTTCCTCGCCAACGACGAGCTCTACCACAGGCTCGATCTGGAGCCTGGCGTCACCGTGATCGCCCGCGCCTGGAGCGATCCGGCGCTGCAGGGCACTGGCAGGGACGAACCGATGGCCTGGACCGGCGCTTTCGGCAAAGGCCGCTTCGCCCACACGCCGCTCGGCCACGACCTGAGCGCCATGGCGCAGCCGGGCTTCCTCGCGCTGCTGGCCCGGTTGCTCGAATGGGCCGCCACGGGCGATGTCGCTGCGCACGATCCTCCAAGACCCGCTCCGGTCCGCGCGCTCGTCGTCACGGGAGGCCACTCCTACCCCTCTGAATTCTTCTCGCTGTTCGACGATCCCCGCATCGCGTGGGAACACGCCGGCTCTCCCGGTGAAGCGTTCGGCCGGAAGCTCGCCGGCCGGTATGATGTCATCGTGTTCCACGATATGTGGGAATCCATCGGCGAAAAAGAGCAGGCCCATCTCAGGGAATTCGTCGAAAATGGAGGCGGTATTGTGTCTACCCATCACGCCATCGTGAACTACACGTCATGGCCGTGGTGGTACGAGGAAGTGATCGGCGGCAAGTTTTTCACCCAGGACACGGCGGGGCGGAAGAAATCTCTGTGGAAGGACCATGTCGACATGGTTGTGACCGCCGCGAAAGGGGCGGAACGCCACCCCGTGCTGCGCGGCGTTCCGCCGCTCGCCCTGCGCGACGAGGCCTACCGCAACATGTGGCACTCGCCGCGCATCCAGATTCTGATGGAGACGCAGCACCCGGACAACGACCGTCCTGTCGTCTACATCGGTCCGCATCCGAAGGCGCGCAGCGTCTATATCCAGCTCGGCCACGAAGCGGCCACGCTGCGCTACCCGGGCTACCAGGCGCTTGTCCGGAATGCAATTCTCTGGACGGCGCGCCGCCTGGCGGAATAGCAGGGAGAAGGACTGTGCCGAAAATCGTCCGTTACGAATTCATGGGAAGCTGGTTCTGGTTCTGGCTGCTCTGCGTCACGATCGTCGGCATCCCCGTGGCCGTCCTGTACCTGATCAGCGGCACGCTGCGCATCGAGCACGAAATCAGCGATCCCGAGCGTTTCGTCGAGGAGTTCCGGTCGGGCAGGCTGACGGAAAAGCGCTGAGGCATGCCTCAGGACACCCGCTTCTGAAGCATCTCCCGCATCCGGCGGATGTATTCCGACCGCGCCCGCTGCGGCGCGTTCGGATCCTCGTCCGGCATCGCCAGGATCTGCGCGATCCACGGCCGGGCGCGCTCCCCGATCGCTTCCACCGCGTTCAACGCCTCGACAGCTGCGTACGCTCCGCTCTGCACCGGGTGGCAGAGGGGAACCAGCGCATCCATCGCAGCCTTCAGCTCCTGCGCGCCTCCGAACCGCCCCAGCGCTTCCGCAGCCGCGATCCGCACCGCCGCTGAACCATCGCCGAGCGCTTTTTTCAGGCTCTCCGCGTGCGCCGCCGCTGCCTTCTCGCCGCGCATCAGCAGCCCCATCGCGCCCCAGTACCGCACGCCGCTGTCGCTGTCGCCGAGCATCTTCGCCAGCCGCGGCGCCGCCCCGGGATCCATTCCGGAAGCCAGTTGCGCCGCATCCAGCAGCCGCGCCCCGTCGAAGCGTTTGGGATCCCGGGCCATGTCATACGGCGATTCGCCGCGCGAACGCGCATGCATCTCGCTCTCAGCCAGCATGCCCGCGTCGCGGATCGCCAGCTCGTAGCGGCGGTGCTCGGCGCGCATCCTCTCCAGAACCTGCCGGTGCGCGGGCGAGCCGGCAAGGTTGTTCACCTCGTCGGGGTCGCTGCGCAGGTCGTACAGCTCCTCGGGCGGCTTCGGCTCCCAGAACTTCCGCTGCGCGGCGTTCAGCTTTCCCTCCTTGTACAACCGCTCCCAGACCTGCGTCGTCGGCGTCTCCCACATGTAGGCCAGATACTGGCCGTAGATCTTGTGGGGCATGTAATTGCGGATGTAGACGTAGCGCTCGTCGCGCACGGAGCGGACGCTGTCGAGCCGTTCGTCCATGCGTCCGCGGAACCCGTGCAGATACCGCTTCGGCGTCCGCGCGAACGGGCCCAGAAACGCTTCTCCATGGAAATGTTTCAACGGCTCGATCCCCGCCAGGCTCAGCACCGTCGGCGCCAGATCGATGAACTCGATCAGCCGCCCGCTCCTTCCGCCCTGCTGGTAGCCCGCCGCCGCCAGGTGCCGGTACTTCGCCGGAATCGACGCGATCAGGCACACGTTGAGGCCGGAGTTGTAGGGCCAGCGCTTGCTGCGCGGCATCCCGGAGCCGTGATCGCCATAGAAGAACACGATGGTGTCGTCGAGCAGCCCGTCGTTCTCGAGTTCAGCCAGCAGCCGCCCCGCCTGCCCGTCCATCGTGGTGATGTTGTCGTAGTATTGCGCCCAGTCGTGCCGCACCTCGGGCGTGTCGGGATGATAGGCGGGCACGCGCACGCGCGACGGGTCGTGCGCCAGCGTGTGCGGGCGGCGGCGAATCTGGCTCTCGTGGGTGATCGTGTGGTTGAACACCGCGAAGAACGGCTGCCCCTTGGCGCGCTTGCGGTAATGCGCCTTGTCGGAGGACTCGTCCCAGGTGCCGTCCGGCTTGACGAGGTTGTAGTCCTCCTTGACGTTGTTCGTGCAATAGTAGCCTGCCTGGCGCAGATAGGCGGGGAACATCTGGATGCCGGAAGGCATGGGCGCCAGTGACCGCATGTGGTGCGCACCCAGCGCGCAGGGATCCATGCCGGCGATGATGGCCGTCCGCGCCGGCGCGCACACGGGCGCGTTCGACCAGGCGTTCATGTAGAGGCTGCCCCGCGCAGCCAGGCGGTCCAGGTTCGGCGTCACTGCGTACGGATCCCCGCACGCGCCCAGGTGCGGCCCCATGTCTTCTGCCGTGATCCAGAGGATGTTCGGCCTGGGCTGCTGCGATGCGCGGATCAGGGGAAGAAAAGGTGTTGCCGCGAGTGCGCGGCGGCTGAAGGTCTGGCTCATGAGATCGGCTCCGGCGGAAGCCTGCGGGCCCCCGTCTAGGAAGCCAACCTAGCAGATTACGATGTCCGTTACGAGGCGGGCTCGCCGAAGCGCTTGTTGAGGAAACGGAGCAGCCGGTCCACCCACGCCGTGGGCAGGCAGGCGATGAGCACCAGCGTCACGCCCAGCATCATGACGGCCAGCATCAGCGGCCACGGCAGCAGATCGAGTGCTTCCTGCACGGTTTGCGCCCCTCTCTTCCTTTCTGATGCAAACCTCCGCGTGCAGGTGACCGCAAATTCGCCCCGCTCCGCCTGAAGCCCGGGCCGGCTCTGTTACTCTGAAAGACAGAGCCGGTGTAGCTCAGCTGGCAGAGCACCTGACTTGTAATCAGGGGGTCGCGAGTTCAAATCTCGCCGCCGGCTCCAGCCTTTCTTCTCCCATCCAGTCACCCGCCGCGCGAAACCCCCGCCCCCTTCAGCGCCGCGTCGATCTCCCGCGCTGCACGCATGCCTTCGGCCACCGCCTGCACCACCGTGGCCCCGCCGTTCACCAGATCCCCCGCGGCCCACACGCGCTCCCGGGTGGTCTGCAGCGTTCCCGGCTGCACACGGACCGTGCCCTGCCGCGTGAACTCAACACCCGGCAGCGCCGCGCGCAACGCATCGTCGATGGCCTGCCCGATCGCCTCCACGGCCGTTTCGCAGGGCAGCACATGCTCGGTTCCGGCGATCGCCTCCGGCCGCCGCCGCCCGCTCTCGTCCGGCGCGCCGAGCCGCGTGCGCGCCACCTTCAGGCCCGCCAGCCGCCCCGAAGCGTCCGAAACATAATCGAGCGGTTGTGTCAGCACCAGGAAATGCACGCCCGCGCGCACCGCCGCGTCGCGCTCCTCCGGCCAGGCGGGCATCTCGGCGAACGACCTCCGGTAGACGATGTAGACGTCCCGCGCGCCCGCGCGCAGCGACGACAGCGCCGCGTCAATCGCCGTATTGCCGCCGCCCAGCACCGCCACCGCGCCGGAAACCCTCGCGCCCTCGTGCTTCAGCCGGCGGAGAAACTCCAGCGCCCCGAAAACACCCGCCTGCGGCCGCGCCGCGCCGGGCAGCGGAATCGAGCTCGACAAACCCGCCGCCACCAGAACGGCATCGAAGCCCTCGGCGAACAGCGTGTCCACCGTGTGCCCCGCATTCAGCTCGAACTGCCGCCGCTCCACCGCGCCTGAGGCCGTCAGCGCGTCTTCGAGCTCTTGCCTGAGGATGTCATCCGGCAGCCGGTCCAGCGGAATCGTCTCCAGGGCCGCGCCTCCCGGCGCCGGACGCCGGTCCAGCAGCGTGACGGCATGGCCGGAAGAAGCCAGCGCCACGGCCGCCGCCACGCCCGCCGCGCCCGCGCCCACCACAGCCACCCGGAAGCCTGTCGCTGCAGGCCGCGGCCGCGCCTCGCGGCTCCAGCCCTCCTCGAGCGCCATGCGCGACACCCACCGTTGCAGGTGCCGGATGGGCACGGGTTCCGAGTAGTGTTCGTTGATGCAGCCAGACTCGCACAATGTCTCCGACGGGCAAACATACCCGCACACCGCGGCCAGAACATTCGCCTCGCGGATTGTTTCATAGGCGTCCCGGTAGCGGCCGTCCACGATGGCCTGGATGAACTTCGGTACGTTGACGCCCGCCGGGCACTTCGGCACGCACGTCGGGTCGTTGCACTGACGGCAGGCCGCCGCCTCCTTCCGGATCGTGTCCAGAGCCTCGGCGCGCCCCGCCTTGTAGATCGGCTCGTAGATCGCGGCATCGCGGGGCACGCATCCCGTGCGCCCCCCGTCGCGCATGATCTGCGTGCACGCCGAGCACGCCACGCACACCTTCTCCGCATCCAGCGGCCGCCCGGCAAGCACGTCGCGCGGGAAATCCGGATACGCGAACGCCATGCGCCCGCCGCCTGCCAGCGAAACCCAGCCGCGCTCGACCGCCGCCGCCGCCACGTGCGGCAGAAACTGCCGCAACCAGGAGTAGCCTCCGCCCACCACCGGCAGCTGCGGATACGCCTGCTGCACCTCGCGCACGATGTGCAGGAACCGCGCCACCCCCTCCAGCGGATGCTCGGGCGGCAGCGGCGCCCCGGCGATGGGAAGATCGAACGGGCGGTTCACAAACGGGTTGAAATACGGGTTGCCGATCGTGATGTTGACCAGCGGCGCGCCATTCTCGGCGAGGAATCCCACCAGCCGCAGCGGCTCGCTCAGATCCGGACGGTCGCTGCCATCCTGCGCCATGCCCCAGCCGTAAGGGTGCGGCATCGCGTCATAAGCATTCATTCGCGTCGTCACGGCGATGCCCGGAACGCGGTCCCGGATCTTCTGCACGGTGTTGCGGAAGAATCGCGTCCGGTTCTCGAACTCCATGCCACCGTAGCGCGAGTTCTCGCGCGTGAACGACGCGTGCAGCTCGCTCACCAGGTAGCGGTGGCACGCCTTCACGTCGATGGCATCGAAGCCCGCCTCCAGAGCGCACCGCGCCGCTTCCACATAAATGTCCTCCAGCCGCTCCAGTTCATCATCCGTGATCAGCGGATAATCCGGCGGCAGCCCCATCACCGGATCCAGAAACTTCGAGTGGTGCGCAAGAACCGGCGCCGGCTTCCTGCCGGGCTTGGAATACCGCCCGGAGTGCGTCAGCTGCAGCACGAACACGGGGCGGTGCGCAGCGCCCATCGTCTCCTCAGCCGCGCGCCGCGCTTCCTCCAGCATGCGCGCAAACGCTGCGATGTTGCCCGCATGAATCCACAGCTGCCGCGGATTGGCGCGCCCTTCATGCACCACCGCGCAGGCTTCCACCCACAGCAGTCCCGCTCCGCCCGCCGCGAACCGCCTGTAGCGCCGGTACGTCAGCTCGTCCGGCGAACCATCGCCTGTTCCATCGCAGCCCTCCATCGGCAGCACGACAAACCGGTTGGGCAGCCGGAACCGTCCGCAGTCGAGCGGCGCGGCAAGGGAAGAAAAATCCGAAGTCAGCGGGATGTCCAGGCCCAGGCGCTCAATGTCGCGGGCCAGTTCTTCAGGCGAATGGTAATGAAACGGCTGGTGCGCAAACATTCCGGCTACCACCATATCAGAGCGGGACGTCCGGATTGCCCAGTCCCGGGCAGGCTGTGCTCGTTTCGAAAGCGCATTCACGCGTCTGTCACCGGATTGACGCCTGAATTTCAGCCTCGTGTCCTATCCTCTGAGAGGCAACAATAGCGGAACTCGCTCGCTCCGTCTGGGAGGCTTCAACACATGACCGTGAGATTCATGGCGTTTTTCCTGCTCTGCGCCCTGGCCCCCGTGCCAATGGTGGCGCAATTTGAAACGTCAACCGTCCTGGGAACAGTCACGGACCCGTCGGGGGCGGTCATTTCGGGCGCCCGCGTGGAACTCCGGTCCGAGGAGACCAATGTGGTGTCGGCCGCGGTCACCAACGCCAGCGGAGCTTTCGAATTCTTCAACGTCCGGCCCGGCCGCTACACGATCTCCGCCACTGCGCCAGGCTTCAAGAAGGCTGTCTCCGAGCCCTTCACGGTCACGGTCGGCACGCGGCAGCGGGCGGATCTGAGGCTCGATCTTGGCAACGTCGAGGAAGTCGTCACAGTCAGCGACACGGTTTCGGTGGTCGAGACCGACACGTCCTCGCGCGGCACCGTCATTGGCAGCCGCCAGGCTGTGGATCTCCCGCTGAATGGCCGCGCCTACGCCGATCTGACGCTGCTGACTCCCGGCACCGTGCAGGCGCTGCGCGGCACCAGCATCGGCGGCGCGCGCGACGCCAGCTATCACGTCAACGGACTGCGCAGCTCCTATAACAATTTCATGCTGGACGGCGTGGACAACAACGCCTACGGCACTTCCAACCAGGGCTTCTCCAACCAGGTCGTGCAGCTCTCGCCCGACGCCGTCGGCGAATTTCGCGTCGTGACAAACAACTTCTCCGCCGAATACGGCCGCGCCGGCGGCGCCGCCATTATCGCTGCCTACCGCAGCGGAACCAACGACATTCATGTAACCGCATGGAACTTTCTGCGGAACAAAGTCCTGAACGCCACCGGGTTTTTCAAGCCGGTCACGGGCGAAAAGCCGGATATGAAGCAGAACCAGTTCGGGATCGCCGGAGGAGGCCCGATCCTGAAAAACCGGCTCTTCTATTACGCCGATTATGAAGGTCTCCGCCGCAAGCAGAGCGAGCTCTTTTACGCCTCGATCCCGGATGCGGCGATGCGCCGCGGGGAGTTCCCCGGCGTGGCGTTGCGCAACCCCTACGACGGGACGCCGTATCCGGACGGACGCGTCCCCGCGGCTTTGCAGACGCAGTTCGCCCG
This DNA window, taken from Bryobacteraceae bacterium, encodes the following:
- a CDS encoding sulfatase, encoding MSQTFSRRALAATPFLPLIRASQQPRPNILWITAEDMGPHLGACGDPYAVTPNLDRLAARGSLYMNAWSNAPVCAPARTAIIAGMDPCALGAHHMRSLAPMPSGIQMFPAYLRQAGYYCTNNVKEDYNLVKPDGTWDESSDKAHYRKRAKGQPFFAVFNHTITHESQIRRRPHTLAHDPSRVRVPAYHPDTPEVRHDWAQYYDNITTMDGQAGRLLAELENDGLLDDTIVFFYGDHGSGMPRSKRWPYNSGLNVCLIASIPAKYRHLAAAGYQQGGRSGRLIEFIDLAPTVLSLAGIEPLKHFHGEAFLGPFARTPKRYLHGFRGRMDERLDSVRSVRDERYVYIRNYMPHKIYGQYLAYMWETPTTQVWERLYKEGKLNAAQRKFWEPKPPEELYDLRSDPDEVNNLAGSPAHRQVLERMRAEHRRYELAIRDAGMLAESEMHARSRGESPYDMARDPKRFDGARLLDAAQLASGMDPGAAPRLAKMLGDSDSGVRYWGAMGLLMRGEKAAAAHAESLKKALGDGSAAVRIAAAEALGRFGGAQELKAAMDALVPLCHPVQSGAYAAVEALNAVEAIGERARPWIAQILAMPDEDPNAPQRARSEYIRRMREMLQKRVS